A stretch of the Enoplosus armatus isolate fEnoArm2 chromosome 13, fEnoArm2.hap1, whole genome shotgun sequence genome encodes the following:
- the slc6a7 gene encoding sodium-dependent proline transporter: MQDDSGKAAPAVAGATTAQKSVHVNGHTVTQNGLNPTATAAPQPHFESRAPSPAPTPTLIVPREQWGGKYEFLLSCIGYCVGLGNVWRFPYLCYRNGGGVFLIPYFIMLFFTGVPLFLMELSLGQYGAAGPITVWKCCPLLKGIGIGMLCVSTLVCLYYNIIIAWTFYYLGSSFQSPLPWSCEAVANAGLCDNATTGNSSAGKVLSPTEIFWNERVLGVVHSEGLHDPGPVRWPLALCLLAAWIVIFLCMLKGIRSSGKVVYVTATFPYFVLIVLIIRGATLEGSLQGVAFYLTPDWGRLANAQVWNDAASQIFYSLGIGVGGLLSMASYNKFDNNVIRDTLIITTGNCCTSFFAGFAIFSILGHMAWKKGVPVAEVADTGPGLAFVAYPEALALLPGSVFWSIMFFLMLFMLGIDTLFGNMEGITTAVLDEFPQLRANAMHKSLFLGALCFCFYLMGLLLVTDGGIYWFTLIDSFSTSFGLIIITLFMCIGISFFYGVNQFCQDILDMICHCPPWCGKVLLYFKACWVFVTPFLLLFILTYIFIEMYNTSLHYGSYVYPRWGKALGVCIGATCCLQILIWAIVAISKETGTLKDRFQKSIRPLNSWRVNNLNSATRVDEHVEPERVDAPFTVTLTDMDFTAMRWEVGSQA; the protein is encoded by the exons ATGCAGGACGACAGCGGCAAAGCAGCACCCGCTGTAGCCGGTGCAACCACAGCGCAG aAATCAGTTCATGTAAACGGGCACACTGTCACTCAAAATGGCCTCAACCCGACAGCTACGGCTGCACCCCAGCCACACTTTGAATCGCGAGCCCCGAGTCCTGCACCCACTCCAACCCTGATAGTCCCGAGGGAGCAGTGGGGAGGGAAGTACGAGTTCCTGCTCTCCTGTATCGGGTACTGCGTGGGACTTGGGAACGTGTGGCGGTTCCCATACCTTTGTTATCGCAATGGAGGAG GTGTGTTTCTCATCCCCTACTTCATTATGCTGTTTTTTACGGGTGTTCCACTCTTCCTCATGGAGCTGAGTTTAGGCCAGTACGGAGCAGCTGGCCCCATCACTGTGTGGAAATGCTGCCCTCTGCTCAAAG GTATTGGCATTGGGATGCTCTGTGTGTCCACGCTGGTGTGTCTCTACTACAACATCATTATAGCGTGGACGTTTTACTACCTGGGCAGCTCGTTCCAGAGCCCTCTGCCCTGGTCCTGTGAGGCTGTAGCCAATGCAGGTCTCTGTGATAACGCCACCACTGGCAATAGCTCCGCTGGTAAAGTCCTCAGCCCCACCGAGATTTTCTGGAA TGAGCGTGTGCTGGGCGTAGTACACAGTGAGGGCCTTCATGACCCAGGCCCTGTCCGGTGGCCCCTGGCCCTGTGCCTGCTGGCTGCCTGGATCGTCATCTTCCTGTGTATGCTCAAGGGCATCCGCAGCTCTGGCAAG gtggTTTATGTCACGGCTACCTTCCCGTACTTtgtgctcattgttttgatcaTCCGAGGTGCTACACTGGAGGGCTCTCTTCAGGGCGTTGCTTTCTACCTCACACCAGACTGGGGCCGATTAGCTAATGCACAG GTGTGGAACGACGCAGCCTCACAGATCTTCTACTCCTTAGGTATCGGAGTAGGAGGACTGCTTTCTATGGCCTCTTACAATAAGTTTGACAACAACGTCATCAG GGACACTTTGATTATCACCACAGGAAACTGCTGCACCAGTTTCTTTGCAGGATTTGCCATATTCTCAATCCTGGGTCACATGGCATGGAAGAAGGGAGTGCCTGTCGCAGAGGTGGCAGATACAG GTCCTGGGCTGGCCTTCGTTGCTTACCCAGAGGCCCTTGCTCTGCTGCCAGGCTCAGTGTTCTGGTCCATTATGTTCTTCCTCATGCTCTTTATGCTGGGCATCGACACGCTG TTTGGCAACATGGAGGGCATCACTACGGCCGTGCTGGATGAGTTCCCGCAGCTCCGAGCGAACGCGATGCACAAGTCGTTGTTCTTGGGcgctctgtgtttttgcttctaCCTGATGGGTCTCCTGTTAGTGACCGAc GGTGGGATTTACTGGTTCACTCTCATTGACTCCTTCAGCACTAGCTTCggcctcatcatcatcaccctctTCATGTGCATTGGCATCTCCTTCTTCTATG GAGTCAACCAGTTTTGTCAAGACATTCTTGATATGATCTGCCACTGCCCTCCCTGGTGCGGCAAAGTGCTGCTTTATTTCAAAGCATGCTGGGTTTTCGTCACTCCGTTTCTTCTGCTG TTCATCCTGACCTACATCTTCATCGAGATGTACAACACGTCACTCCACTACGGGTCCTATGTGTACCCACGGTGGGGTAAAGCTCTGGGCGTGTGCATAGGAGCGACCTGCTGTCTACAGATCCTCATCTGGGCCATTGTGGCCATCAGCAAGGAAACTGGAACACTGAAAGAC CGTTTCCAGAAATCCATCCGGCCTCTGAATTCCTGGAGGGTAAACAACTTGAACAGCGCCACGAGAGTGGACGAGCACGTGGAGCCCGAGAGAGTGGACGCCCCGTTCACCGTCACGCTCACAGACATGGACTTTACTGCAATGAGGTGGGAGGTTGGAAGCCAGGCGTGA
- the taf1 gene encoding transcription initiation factor TFIID subunit 1 yields the protein MSDSDSDEDQDRPFSLTGFLFGNINEDGQLEDDSVLDSESKKHLAGLGNLGLGSLITEITANSEDDQEENRDSGSVDAEGWVKSTEDAVDYSDISEVAEDETKKYRQAMGSLQPSRKTDDEDDYDADCEDIDSKLMPPPPPPTLPTSAKKEEPSSQSTNVGEEGDGIILPSIIAPSSTADKVDFSSSSDSESETDRPCQGLGAGGPPDRLNLPLAGIMQKDAAKALPGVTELFPEFRPGKVLRFLRLFGPGKNMPSVWRSARRKKKRKHRDPQPGTPPPEGEPIEQSQEKKSGWLYEYAPPPPPEQCLSDDEITMMAPVESKFSQTCGDGDKEAESRPKVAEWRYGPAQLWYDMLGVSEDGGNFNYGLKLKEEESSEPEKQDKPKEITETAHEVQALENELFLMVTQLQWEDDIIWNGEEVKHKGTKTQRASLAGWLPSSMTRNANAYNAQQGFCPSAASHEEDSPWFSIFPIDNEELVYGRWEDNIIWDDQEMDHMLMPPVLTLDPNDENIILEMPNEKEEMTSHSPSKENKKETAIKKSRILLGKTGVIKDEPQQNMSQPEVKDPWNLSNDEFYYPKQQGLRGTFGGNIIQHSIPALELRQPFFPTHMGPMKLRQFHRPTLKKYSFGALAQPGPHPVQPLLKHIKKKAKMREQERQASGGGDMFFMRTPQDLTGKDGDLILAEYSEEYAPLIMQVGMATKIKNYYKRKPGKDPGAPDCKYGETVYCHTSPFLGSLHPGQLLQAFENNLFRAPIYVHKMPETDFLVLRTRHGYYIRELVDIIVVGQECPLYEVPGPNSKRANTHIRDFLQVFIYRLFWKSKDRPRRIRMEDIKKAFPSHSESSIRKRLKLCADFKRTGMDSNWWVLKPDFRLPTEEEIRAMVSPEQCCAYYSMMVAEQRLKDAGYGEKSFFAPDEENEEDFQMKIDDEVRTAPWNTTRAFISAMKGKCLLEVTGVADPTGCGEGFSYVKVPNKPTQQKDDKEPQPAKKTVTGTDADLRRLSLKNAKQLLRKFGVPEEEIKKLSRWEVIDVVRTMSTEQARSGEGPMSKFARGSRFSVAEHQERYKEECQRIFDLQNKVLESTEVLSTDTDSSSAEDSDFEEMGKNIENMLQNKKTSSQLSREREEQERKELQRMLMASSLSTSSHKDDDTSSVTSLNSSATGRRLKIYRTFRDEDGKDYVRCETVRKAAVIDAYTRIRTTKDDEFIRKFALFDEQHREEMRKERRRIQEQLRRLKRNQEKDKIKGPPEKKAKKVKERPDLKLKCGACGAIGHMRTNKFCPLYYQTNAPPSNPVAMTEEQEEELEKTVIHNDNEELIKVEGTKIVLGKQLIESADEVRRKSLVLKFPKQQLPPKKKRRVGSAVHCDYLNKPHKAIHRRRTDPMVTLSSVLESIINDMRDHPNTYPFHTPVNAKVVKDYYKIITRPMDLQTLRENVRKRMYPSREEFREAVEVIVKNSATYNGAKHPITQVAQSMLDLCDAKLKEKEDRLVRLEKAINPLLDDDDQVAFSFILDNIVTQKMMVVPDSWPFHHPVNKKFVPDYYKVIINPMDLESIRKNISKHKYQNRDAFLSDVSLIHTNSIKYNGPDSPYTKTALDIVNVCKQTLAEYDEHLTQLEKDISTAKEAALDAADLECLDPMTPGPYTPQGRHSRRPGEEESDVDIEGFEEEDDGKPKTPAPAEDADGDLEDEDDEEEMLLPPRRRLHEQEEDEEEEEEDGRSNRPAQASVLYQDLLMSDGEDDASEEEGDNPFSSIHLSESGSDSDREVDVRPAPPRRAQETARMGMEQDESMMSYEGDVPDEPHMEDSNVSYGSYEETESRSQMQPSGMGNGEDYGISEEEEEDEEDEARRRGPAVLSQVQLSEDEESEEFRSIGGDSDMDSDN from the exons ATGTCGGACTCAGACAGTGACGAGGACCAAGATCGCCCTTTCTCTCTGACTGGCTTCCTCTTTGGAAACATCAATGAAGATGGACAGCTAGAGGATGACAGTGTTTTGgacagt GAGTCCAAGAAGCATTTGGCTGGTTTGGGTAATCTGGGTCTGGGCTCCCTCATTACAGAGATCACTGCCAATTCGGAGGATGAtcaagaggaaaacagagactCTGGTAGTGTGGATGCAGAAG GTTGGGTGAAAAGCACTGAAGATGCAGTCGATTATTCTGACATCAGTGAGGTTGCTGAGGATGAGACAAAGAAGTACCGTCAGGCCATGGGGTCTTTGCAGCCCAGCAGGAAAACAG ATGATGAGGATGACTATGATGCCGACTGCGAGGATATTGATTCTAAGCTTatgcctcctccaccaccaccaactcTTCCTACGTCTGCTAAGAAAGAGGAACCCTCCTCTCAGAGCACAAACG TTGGGGAAGAGGGTGATGGCATCATCCTGCCCTCCATCATCGCGCCATCTTCTACGGCTGATAAGGTTGACTTCAGCAGCTCCTCAGACTCTGAGTCTGAAACCGACCGTCCCTGCCAGGGCTTGGGGGCTGGAGGCCCCCCAGATAGGCTCAACCTCCCTCTTGCTGGCATCATGCAGAAAGATGCTGCCAAAGCACTGCCAGGTGTCACAGAGCTCTTCCCAGAGTTTAGACCTGGAAAG GTGCTTAGGTTCTTACGGCTGTTTGGTCCTGGAAAGAACATGCCATCAGTTTGGAGGAGTGCCCGCAGGAAGAAGAAGCGAAAGCACAGAGACCCTCAGCCTGGGACACCTCCTCCAGAAGGAGAGCCCATAGAGCAAAGCCAGGAGAAGAAGTCTGGATGGCTTTACGAGTAcgcaccccccccacccccagagCAGTGTCTCTCTGACGATGAG ATAACCATGATGGCTCCAGTAGAATCAAAGTTCTCACAAACTTGTGGTGATGGGGACAAGGAGGCAGAGTCTCGACCTAAAGTAGCAGAATGGAGATATGGTCCAGCCCAGCTCTGGTACGACATGCTGGGCGTCTCTGAAGACGGAGGCAACTTCAACTACGGGCTCAAGCTAAAAGAGGAGGAGTCCAGTGAGCCTGAGAAGCAGGACAAGCCTAAAGAAATAACAGAGACAGCACATGAGGT ACAAGCCCTTGAGAATGAGCTCTTCCTGATGGTCACTCAGCTGCAATGGGAGGACGATATTATTTGGAACGGGGAGGAAGTAAAACACAAGGGCACCAAGACTCAGCGAGCCAGCCTGGCGGGATGGCTGCCGTCTAGCATGACCCGCAACGCCAACGCGTATAACGCACAGCAGG gtttttgtccctctgcagcctctcacGAAGAAGACTCTCCCTGGTTCTCCATTTTCCCCATTGACAACGAGGAGTTGGTGTATGGACGCTGGGAAGATAACATTATCTGGGATGACCAGGAGATGGATCACATGCTCATGCCACCTGTTCTTACACTGGATCCCAATGATGAAAATATCATCCTAG AAATGCCTAatgaaaaggaggagatgaCTTCCCACTCCCcatcaaaagaaaataagaaggaAACGGCAATCAAAAAGAGCCGCATCCTGCTGGGGAAGACTGGGGTGATAAAAGATGAGCCACAGCAG AACATGTCCCAGCCTGAAGTGAAGGACCCCTGGAACCTCTCCAATGATGAGTTCTACTATCCTAAACAGCAGGGCCTGAGGGGGACCTTCGGTGGCAACATCATTCAG CACTCCATACCGGCACTGGAGCTCAGGCAGCCCTTCTTCCCTACCCACATGGGGCCCATGAAGCTGCGTCAGTTTCATCGACCGACTCTGAAGAAGTACTCATTTGGAGCTTTGGCTCAGCCAGGTCCCCATCCTGTCCAGCCACTGCTCAAACACATTAAGAAGAAGGCCAAG ATGCGAGAGCAGGAGCGGCAGGCATCAGGCGGAGGAGACATGTTCTTCATGCGAACCCCACAGGACTTGACGGGCAAAGATGGAGATCTGATCCTGGCAGAGTACAGTGAAGAATACGCCCCTCTCATCATGCAAGTCGGCATGGCAACAAAGATCAAAAACTACTACAAAAGG AAACCTGGAAAGGATCCTGGAGCACCTGACTGTAAATATGGAGAGACCGTGTACTGCCACACATCCCCTTTCCTGGGTTCTCTGCATCCTGGACAGCTGCTCCAG gCATTTGAAAACAACCTTTTCCGTGCTCCAATCTACGTGCACAAGATGCCAGAGACGGATTTCTTGGTTCTACGAACGCGACACGGCTACTACATTAGAGAGCTTGTGGACATTATTGTAGTTGGTCAGGAGTGCCCCTTGTATGAGGTTCCAGGGCCCAACTCCAAACGAGCCAATACTCACATCAGAGACTTCCTACAG GTGTTCATTTACCGCTTGTTCTGGAAGAGCAAGGATCGGCCCCGGAGAATCCGCATGGAGGATATAAAGAAAGCTTTCCCCTCACACTCAGAGAGCAGCATCAGGAAACGTCTAAAACTCTGTGCTGACTTCAAGCGTACAG GGATGGACTCTAACTGGTGGGTGCTGAAGCCTGACTTTAGATTGCCgacagaggaggagatcagaGCCATGGTGTCTCCAGAGCAGTGCTGCGCTTACTATAGCATGATGGTGGCAGAGCAGAGACTCAAG GATGCTGGATATGGTGAGAAATCCTTCTTTGCTCCAGATGAGGAGAACGAGGAGgactttcaaatgaaaattGATGATGAG GTGCGGACAGCTCCGTGGAACACAACGAGAGCCTTCATTTCTGCCATGAAGGGGAAATGCCTGTTGGAGGTTACAGGTGTGGCTGATCCGACAGGCTGTGGAGAGGGTTTCTCCTACGTCAAAGTGCCCAACAAGCCCACACAACAGAAG GATGACAAAGAGCCACAGCCTGCCAAGAAGACAGTGACTGGGACAGACGCTGACCTGAGGAGACTCTCATTGAAGAATGCCAAACAGCTGCTGCGCAAGTTTGGTGTTCCAGAGGAAGAG ATCAAGAAGCTCTCTCGCTGGGAGGTGATTGATGTGGTGAGGACCATGTCCACAGAGCAGGCGCGTTCAGGCGAGGGACCCATGAGCAAGTTTGCCAGAGGCTCTCGTTTCTCCGTTGCTGAGCACCAGGAGCGTTACAAGGAAGAGTGCCAGAGGATCTTTGACCTGCAGAACAA AGTGTTAGAGTCGACGGAGGTGCTctccacagacacagacagcagctcagcagaAGACAGTGACTTTGAGGAGATGGGGAAGAACATTGAGAACATGCTGCAGAACAAGAAGACCAGCTCCCAGCTTTCCCGCgagagggaggagcaggagaggaaggagctgcagaggatgCTGATGG CCAGCTCCTTATCCACCAGCTCCCACAAGGACGATGACACGTCCTCCGTCACCAGCCTGAACTCCTCGGCCACAGGGCGGCGACTCAAGATCTATCGCACCTTCAGGGACGAGGACGGCAAGGATTATGTCCGCTGCGAGACAGTACGCAAGGCCGCCGTCATCGACGCCTACACCAGGATCCGAACTACCAAGGATGACGAATTCAT ACGCAAGTTTGCCCTCTTCGATGAACAGCACAGggaagagatgaggaaagaGCGCCGGCGCATTCAGGAGCAgctgaggaggctgaagagAAACCAAGAGAAAGACAAGATCAAGGGACCTCCAGAGAAGAAGGCCAAGAAGGTCAAAGAGAGACCAGACCTCAAG CTGAAGTGCGGAGCGTGTGGAGCCATTGGACACATGAGGACCAACAAGTTCTGCCCGCTATACTATCAGACCAACGCCCCACCTTCAAACCCAGTTGCCatgacagaggagcaggaggaggagctggaaaagaCCGTCATCCACAACGACAACGAGGAACTGATCAAGGTGGAGGGCACCAAGATCGTGCTGGGCAAACAGCTCATTGAGAG TGCTGATGAGGTGCGCAGAAAGTCTTTAGTGCTCAAGTTCCCCAAGCAACAACTCccaccaaagaagaagagacgCGTAGGCAGTGCTGTGCACTGCGACTACCTCAAT AAACCACACAAGGCCATCCACCGCAGACGCACTGACCCCATGGTGACCTTGTCTTCTGTGCTAGAGAGCATCATCAATGACATGCGGGATCACCCCAAC ACATATCCATTCCACACACCAGTCAACGCCAAGGTTGTGAAGGACTACTATAAGATCATCACACGGCCCATGGACCTGCAGACGCTGAGGGAGAACGTACGCAAGCGAATGTATCCATCAAGGGAGGAGTTCCGTGAAGCAGTGGAAGTTATCGTCAAAAACAGCGCCACCTACAATG GAGCAAAACATCCAATAACACAGGTAGCACAGTCCATGCTGGACCTGTGCGATGCTAAACTGAAAGAA AAGGAGGACAGGCTGGTGAGGCTGGAGAAAGCCATCAACCCCTTGCTGGATGACGATGATCAGGTGGCCTTCTCCTTCATCCTGGACAACATTGTGACCCAGAAGATGATGGTGGTTCCTGAT TCATGGCCGTTTCACCATCCGGTCAACAAAAAGTTTGTGCCCGATTATTATAAGGTGATCATAAACCCCATGGACCTGGAGAGTATCCGCAAG aACATCTCCAAACACAAATACCAGAACAGAGATGCGTTCCTTTCAGATGTCAGTCTTATCCACACCAACAGTATCAAGTACAATG gCCCAGACAGTCCTTACACCAAGACAGCCCTGGACATCGTCAACGTGTGCAAACAAACCTTGGCAGAG TATGATGAGCACTTGACCCAGTTGGAGAAGGACATCTCTACTGCCAAAGAGGCAGCTCTAGATGCAGCAGACTTGGAGTGTCTGGACCCAATGACACCGGGGCCATACACACCGCAG GGTCGCCACAGTAGAAGACCAGGGGAGGAAGAGTCAGATGTGGACATTGAAGGCtttgaggaggaagatgatggcaAACCCAAGACTCCTGCTCCT GCAGAGGACGCAGACGGAGATCTagaggatgaagatgacgaAGAGGAGATGTTGCTGCCACCACGCAGACGGTTGCACgaacaggaggaagatgaggaggaggaagaagaagacggaaGGTCTAACCGCCCAGCCCAAGCCAGCGTGCTGTACCAGGACCTGCTCATGTCTGACGGAGAGGATGATGCCAGcgaagaggagggagacaaCCCTTTCTCCT CCATACACCTGTCGGAGAGTGGTAGTGACTCTGACAGAGAGGTGGATGTGCGACCTGCACCTCCACGGAGAGCTCAAGAGACGGCCCGCATGGGCATGGAGCAGGACGAGAGCATGATGTCATATGAAGGGGACGTGCCTGATGAGCCTCACATGGAAGACAGCAATGTCAG TTACGGCAGCtatgaggagacagagagccgGAGTCAGATGCAGCCCTCTGGCATGGGGAACGGAGAAGACTACGGCatcagcgaggaggaggaggaagatgaagaagatgaagcaCGGAGGAGAGGCCCAGCTGTGCTCTCCCAGGTCCAGCTCAGTGAAGACGAGGAGAGCGAAGAGTTCAGATCTATAGGGGGAGACAGTGACATGGACTCTGACAACTAG